The DNA window CCAATTTCTGCGTCAGGCTTAAATTTCAATCCTCAAAATACTAAATGTATTCCTGTGGTTGAAATTTTCGCCTTCCTTGAACTTGACCAAAATTGAGCATTTTTCAAAGGTCTCTATGCAAGATTCAGGCTGAAACGCCTACCCCAAAAGCCTATCTGAAGGAAATGTTGAATTCAACCCAAATGTTCGCTCCTCGGTCAGGGCAGCGCCCAACACCCTGAACCCGGGGAATCCCAACCAAAAGGATATCGCTGTGACGACGAGAAAGAAAAACCGGCGAGAAACGGGTGCAGTTGTCAATTTCAAGGTTATCCCGAGATCCTCCAGGAACGAGATCGCGGGAAAGGAAGGAGAAGCCTACCGGGTGAGAATCACGGCTCCTCCTGTGGAAGGCCTTGCCAATAAGGCCCTCGTGGAACTGTTGTCCAAGAAACTCGGCGTTTCCAAGGGCCGGATAGAGATCGTATCCGGGCACCGATCAAGGCGCAAGGCCGTTCTCGTACACGGCCTCAGTGAAAAGGAGGTCCGGGCCCTGCTGGAGGCTTAGGCCTGGGGCGGTTGTTGGTTGTTCCATGCAGAGGCGCTTTGCCCCACGGATCTGAGAATTCAGGCCTGAAAGGGCTGCTTTCCCTATT is part of the Deltaproteobacteria bacterium genome and encodes:
- a CDS encoding YggU family protein produces the protein MTTRKKNRRETGAVVNFKVIPRSSRNEIAGKEGEAYRVRITAPPVEGLANKALVELLSKKLGVSKGRIEIVSGHRSRRKAVLVHGLSEKEVRALLEA